From the Euphorbia lathyris chromosome 6, ddEupLath1.1, whole genome shotgun sequence genome, one window contains:
- the LOC136233297 gene encoding alkaline ceramidase TOD1 codes for MAKTKISTPLLFQSKLLCISLLYLFTTLFLALYTSLHPTNCLFKSSPFDPIQIPLFSYPSTYGEHKYIIPTHRSSCSSPVHFSDYWMVLKEIQDLSRNSSQFSHELRYAKGNRKSFGGNFTIQERISYFHRLHDNVAIPCGFFKRFPVSISDQMAMESCDGVVVVSAIFNDHDKIRQPKSLGSQTLNAVCFFLFIDDVTLKGLHHHQLISTNSQNHTSIGVWRIVEVSSRNLYENPAMNGIIPKYLVHRLFPNAKFSIWIDAKLQLMVDPLLLIHALVIKEDADIAISKHPFFQHTMEEALATARWKKWWDVDALSIQMETYCENGLQPWTPQKLPYPSDVPDSALILRKHGAKSNMFSCMMFNELEAFNPRDQLPFAYVRDNIKPKIKLNMFEVEVFEQVVLEYRHNLKRSTETHTFKPKRTKRVAHDFFVNSTCCSKCTQYLLEMWGESHY; via the exons ATGGCGAAAACTAAAATATCGACGCCTCTTCTCTTCCAATCAAAACTCCTCTGCATTTCTCTGTTATACCTTTTCACTACTCTGTTTTTAGCTTTATACACCAGTCTTCATCCTACCAATTGTCTCTTCAAATCATCTCCTTTTGATCCTATTCAGATTCCTCTTTTCTCTTATCCTTCTACCTATGGAGAACACAAGTACATCATCCCCACACATCGCTCCTCTTGTTCTTCCCCTGTTCATTTCTCTG ATTATTGGATGGTATTGAAGGAGATTCAAGATTTGAGTCGGAATTCATCTCAGTTTTCACATGAGTTGAGGTATGCCAAGGGAAATAGAAAAAGTTTCGGCGGAAATTTCACTATTCAAGAGAGGATTTCCTATTTTCATCGTTTACATGATAATGTGGCGATTCCTTGCGGTTTCTTTAAACGATTCCCTGTCAGTATTTctg ATCAAATGGCAATGGAGAGCTGCGATGGAGTGGTTGTAGTTTCAGCAATTTTCAACGACCATGATAAAATCCGGCAACCGAAAAGTCTTGGATCACAAACCCTAAATGCAGTatgtttcttcttgttcattgATGATGTTACTTTAAAAGGACTACACCATCACCAATTAATATCAACAAATTCCCAAAATCATACTAGCATAGGTGTATGGAGAATTGTGGAGGTTTCAAGCAGAAATCTATACGAGAATCCAGCCATGAATGGAATCATACCAAAATACTTAGTCCATAGATTGTTTCCAAACGCTAAATTCAGCATTTGGATTGATGCGAAGCTGCAATTAATGGTGGACCCATTACTACTGATTCATGCACTAGTAATAAAAGAGGATGCAGACATTGCAATATCAAAGCATCCATTCTTTCAGCATACAATGGAAGAAGCATTAGCTACTGCAAGATGGAAGAAATGGTGGGATGTTGATGCCTTAAGCATACAAATGGAAACTTATTGTGAAAATGGCTTACAGCCATGGACACCTCAAAAACTTCCTTATCCCTCAG ATGTGCCAGATAGTGCACTGATATTAAGGAAGCATGGAGCAAAGAGCAATATGTTCTCATGCATGATGTTCAATGAGTTAGAAGCATTTAACCCAAGAGATCAATTGCCATTTGCatatgttagagataatataaaGCCCAAGATTAAGTTAAACATGTTTGAAGTTGAGGTATTCGAGCAAGTGGTGTTGGAGTACAGACACAATCTCAAAAGATCAACTGAAACTCATACCTTCAAACCTAAAAGGACCAAAAGGGTTGCTCATGATTTTTTTGTGAATTCCACTTGTTGTAGTAAATGCACACAATATTTACTTGAAATGTGGGGTGAATCCCATTATTGA